A genomic stretch from Edaphobacter aggregans includes:
- the sucC gene encoding ADP-forming succinate--CoA ligase subunit beta has translation MKIHEYQAKEILRKYNVPVPGGEMASTLEEADSAAKALFDAGNAVVVVKAQIHAGGRGKGGGVKVVKSLEAAAEASKAILGMQLVTHQTGPQGQKVQRLLVEEGSAIDRELYLGLVLDRASAKVVFMASQAGGMEIEEVAHATPEKIYKEYVEPAIGFQPYQARKLAFKLGLKPTQINQAVGFMMGLYKAFVETDSTLMEINPFITTKDDKLLALDCKINFDDNAMFRHKDLKELRDLAEEDPLEVEASKFALNYIKLDGNIACMVNGAGLAMATMDIIQYAGGSAANFLDVGGGANQEQIENAFGILLSDPHVKAIFINIFGGILRVDVLATAVVAAAKKLDVKLPIILRLEGTNVEEGRKILMESGLKFQVGATMKEAADLAVAAAKGGK, from the coding sequence ATGAAAATTCACGAGTATCAGGCTAAAGAGATTCTGCGGAAGTACAACGTGCCGGTTCCGGGCGGCGAGATGGCGAGCACGCTGGAAGAGGCCGATTCGGCTGCCAAGGCGTTATTTGACGCGGGGAATGCTGTCGTCGTGGTGAAGGCGCAGATCCATGCGGGTGGGCGCGGCAAGGGCGGCGGCGTGAAGGTGGTCAAGTCGCTGGAGGCCGCGGCTGAGGCATCGAAGGCGATCCTCGGGATGCAACTGGTGACGCATCAGACCGGACCGCAGGGGCAGAAGGTTCAGCGGTTGCTGGTGGAAGAGGGCTCGGCGATCGATCGCGAGCTTTATCTGGGGCTAGTGCTGGATCGGGCTTCGGCGAAGGTTGTGTTTATGGCTTCGCAGGCCGGTGGGATGGAGATTGAAGAGGTCGCGCATGCGACGCCGGAGAAGATCTACAAGGAATATGTTGAGCCTGCGATTGGCTTTCAGCCTTATCAGGCGCGGAAGCTGGCGTTCAAGCTTGGTCTGAAGCCGACGCAGATCAATCAGGCGGTCGGGTTCATGATGGGGCTGTACAAGGCGTTTGTTGAGACGGATTCGACGCTGATGGAGATCAATCCGTTTATTACGACGAAGGATGACAAGCTGCTGGCGCTGGATTGCAAGATCAATTTTGACGACAACGCGATGTTCCGGCATAAGGATTTGAAGGAGTTGCGCGATCTGGCGGAGGAAGATCCGCTGGAGGTTGAGGCCAGCAAGTTTGCGCTGAACTACATCAAGCTGGATGGGAATATCGCCTGCATGGTCAATGGCGCTGGGTTGGCGATGGCGACGATGGACATCATCCAGTATGCGGGTGGGTCGGCGGCGAACTTTCTGGATGTGGGCGGCGGAGCGAATCAGGAGCAGATTGAGAATGCTTTCGGGATTTTGTTGAGTGATCCGCATGTGAAGGCGATCTTTATCAATATTTTTGGTGGGATTCTGCGGGTGGATGTTCTGGCGACCGCGGTTGTTGCGGCGGCAAAGAAGCTGGATGTGAAGTTGCCGATCATTCTGCGGTTAGAGGGCACGAATGTTGAAGAGGGGCGCAAGATTCTTATGGAATCGGGCTTGAAGTTTCAGGTGGGGGCAACGATGAAGGAAGCCGCTGATCTTGCAGTGGCCGCCGCGAAAGGTGGTAAGTAG
- the sucD gene encoding succinate--CoA ligase subunit alpha translates to MAVLVDKNTRLIVQGITGREGSFHAKACAEYGTKVVGGVTPGKGGTTHEGWPVFNTVEEAVKETGANVSVIFVPPPFAADGILEAAAAQVPLVICITEGIPVLDMVKAWEVVKRSKSRLIGPNCPGVISPGKAKVGIMPGRIHKEGSVGIVSKSGTLTYEAVYQLTTRGIGQSTAIGIGGDPIIGTTHIDALRLLNDDPESEAIIMIGEIGGSAEEAAAKFIKENVKKPVVGFIAGQTAPPGRRMGHAGAIISGGEGTAAEKMKAMAEAGITVVKSPADIGEAMARLLGKA, encoded by the coding sequence ATGGCAGTTCTGGTTGATAAGAATACGCGGCTGATTGTGCAGGGGATTACGGGGCGTGAGGGGTCGTTTCATGCGAAGGCCTGCGCGGAGTATGGGACGAAGGTTGTGGGTGGTGTGACGCCGGGCAAGGGCGGGACGACGCATGAGGGGTGGCCTGTGTTCAACACCGTCGAGGAGGCGGTGAAGGAGACGGGGGCGAATGTGTCGGTGATCTTTGTGCCGCCGCCGTTTGCTGCCGATGGGATTCTTGAAGCTGCGGCTGCGCAGGTTCCACTGGTGATCTGCATCACGGAGGGCATTCCGGTGCTCGACATGGTGAAGGCGTGGGAGGTTGTGAAGCGGTCGAAGTCGCGGCTGATCGGGCCGAATTGTCCGGGTGTGATTTCGCCGGGTAAGGCTAAGGTTGGGATTATGCCGGGGCGGATTCATAAGGAAGGCAGCGTGGGGATTGTTTCGAAGTCGGGGACGCTGACGTACGAGGCGGTGTACCAGTTGACGACGCGGGGGATTGGGCAATCGACGGCGATTGGGATTGGGGGCGACCCGATTATTGGGACGACTCATATTGATGCGCTGCGACTGTTGAATGATGATCCGGAGAGTGAGGCGATCATCATGATTGGTGAGATCGGCGGCTCGGCGGAAGAGGCTGCGGCGAAGTTCATCAAGGAGAACGTGAAGAAGCCGGTGGTCGGGTTTATCGCGGGGCAGACGGCTCCTCCGGGACGCCGGATGGGACATGCCGGAGCCATTATTTCGGGTGGCGAGGGCACGGCGGCTGAGAAGATGAAGGCGATGGCCGAGGCCGGGATTACCGTGGTGAAGTCGCCGGCGGATATCGGTGAGGCGATGGCTCGGTTGCTGGGGAAGGCTTAG
- a CDS encoding tetratricopeptide repeat protein translates to MKPRLFISLTFALLLSPCAPGQTMPAGSEMGHGLRDTTGASAPSSMPEKSDATVHGATSPADMQNGNGVSAKRQLLHRIDLYEDAIKQAKDAHASDAELGRLYLTIGVLSDEAQLWDRAEINLEQARSLLAHSAESSRDLATTLGVLGTLHMVMRKFRQSEKEEEEALRLRENLRNPLLIARSWSDLATLYLAENKFAKAKGFAEKAIAEFGANAGTTVYDRITVRYVLGVALCMSKDCASAIAPLEDAVHEAKANLLQDGMGDFLLGYVFWKSGNLVEGGRHMEEGMDILNEQLGVGNPSSLVASRQYAKFLREIRRVDEAEVVERRIRQAEAVVDVHSIQAYRGGNGLAALR, encoded by the coding sequence ATGAAGCCTCGTCTTTTTATCAGCCTTACTTTTGCTCTGTTGCTGTCTCCATGCGCGCCGGGTCAAACGATGCCCGCGGGGAGCGAGATGGGCCACGGGCTGCGCGATACGACTGGTGCTTCGGCACCGAGTTCTATGCCTGAGAAGAGCGATGCCACTGTCCACGGCGCGACCTCTCCGGCGGACATGCAAAACGGAAATGGTGTCTCGGCCAAGAGACAGCTGCTGCATCGGATCGATCTGTATGAGGATGCTATTAAGCAGGCGAAAGACGCTCACGCATCGGATGCCGAATTGGGCAGGCTCTACCTGACGATTGGCGTGTTGTCTGATGAGGCTCAGTTGTGGGACCGGGCTGAGATAAATCTGGAGCAAGCACGCTCCTTGTTAGCCCATAGTGCTGAGTCGAGTCGTGATCTGGCTACAACGCTGGGTGTGTTGGGGACCCTGCATATGGTGATGCGAAAGTTTCGGCAGAGCGAAAAGGAGGAGGAAGAAGCTCTGCGGTTGAGGGAGAACCTGCGGAACCCCTTGCTGATTGCCCGCAGCTGGAGTGATCTGGCCACCCTTTATCTGGCTGAGAACAAGTTCGCTAAGGCAAAAGGTTTTGCGGAGAAGGCAATCGCTGAATTCGGGGCCAACGCGGGGACGACTGTCTATGACAGGATCACGGTGCGGTATGTCCTGGGAGTGGCGCTTTGCATGAGCAAGGATTGTGCGTCGGCTATTGCTCCTCTGGAGGACGCAGTCCATGAGGCGAAGGCCAATTTGCTCCAGGATGGTATGGGTGATTTTCTGCTCGGCTATGTGTTCTGGAAGTCCGGGAATCTGGTCGAAGGGGGGAGACATATGGAAGAGGGAATGGACATCCTGAACGAGCAGCTTGGTGTGGGGAATCCGTCTAGTTTGGTAGCTTCGAGACAGTATGCCAAGTTCCTACGCGAGATCCGGCGTGTAGATGAGGCGGAAGTTGTAGAGCGTCGCATTCGGCAGGCAGAGGCAGTTGTGGATGTTCATTCCATACAGGCGTATCGGGGAGGAAATGGGTTGGCGGCGCTGCGCTAG
- a CDS encoding energy transducer TonB — protein sequence MSRLAPCCLAVLLLTVVPAAPAQDTPAPIHAPMRVSAGVIAGLLETKVAPIYPPEAKAANVQGAVVMHAIIGKTGLVEELVVISGPEMLRSSALDAVRQWTYKPYRLNGNPVEVDTIITVNYSLNQSEPPDGVHGGVMGGISTGTPPLAPASSPPSRIRVSSGVMAGLIDTKTTPVYPKDAKEAHITGAVVLSGVVDTHGKVTELNVLSGPEPLRQSAIDAVSQWTYKPYLLNGKPVEVLTTMTVHFMLID from the coding sequence ATGAGTCGTCTTGCTCCCTGTTGTCTAGCGGTTTTGCTCCTTACAGTAGTTCCCGCCGCGCCCGCGCAGGATACCCCCGCGCCCATCCATGCACCGATGCGCGTCTCAGCCGGCGTCATAGCCGGGCTACTTGAAACGAAAGTCGCTCCAATCTATCCACCCGAGGCCAAAGCCGCCAATGTCCAGGGTGCAGTCGTTATGCACGCCATCATCGGGAAAACCGGCCTCGTAGAAGAGCTCGTCGTCATAAGCGGACCCGAGATGCTGCGGTCTTCAGCGCTTGATGCTGTCCGACAGTGGACATACAAGCCGTATCGACTGAACGGCAATCCGGTAGAAGTGGACACGATAATCACCGTCAACTATTCCTTGAACCAATCGGAACCCCCGGACGGCGTTCACGGTGGTGTGATGGGCGGAATATCCACCGGAACACCTCCGCTCGCTCCCGCGTCATCACCGCCGAGCCGCATCAGGGTATCTTCCGGCGTGATGGCTGGCTTGATCGACACCAAAACAACCCCCGTATACCCAAAGGACGCAAAGGAAGCCCACATTACAGGAGCCGTCGTCCTGAGTGGCGTCGTCGACACGCACGGCAAAGTGACCGAGCTAAACGTCCTCTCCGGGCCAGAGCCATTGCGCCAGTCCGCAATCGATGCGGTGTCGCAATGGACATACAAGCCATATCTGCTCAATGGCAAGCCCGTCGAAGTCCTGACCACCATGACCGTACACTTCATGCTCATCGATTAG
- the trpD gene encoding anthranilate phosphoribosyltransferase — MPLQPHLKHLIEGRATLSREDARDLMQQILSGQLTDIEIAALLGALAARGETPAEIAGFVETMRAAATTFPLEPSERELLVDTCGTGGDASRTFNISTAAALVAAAAGATVAKHGNRAITSQTGSADVLEALGIPVGLSPVEATAALRAHRFAFLHAPSLHPAMKAVMPVRRALGVRTVFNLLGPLTNPAGAPAQVMGVYAPHLVPLVAEAMAQLGTRHAFVVHGTAATPNGPGLDEISIFGPTHIAEVHNGIVTLSTIAPEDAGLTRAPAESLIGGDAQTNAAILSAIFSGEPGPRRDVVLLNAAAVLVAADLAPDLRTGVALAARTIDTGTVTILLTNLRAQ, encoded by the coding sequence ATGCCCCTCCAGCCCCATCTCAAACACCTCATCGAAGGCCGCGCCACGCTCTCCCGCGAAGACGCCCGCGACCTCATGCAGCAGATCCTCTCCGGCCAGCTCACCGACATCGAAATCGCCGCTCTCCTCGGAGCCCTCGCCGCCCGCGGTGAAACCCCCGCTGAAATCGCCGGCTTCGTCGAAACCATGCGCGCCGCCGCCACTACCTTCCCCCTCGAACCCTCCGAGCGCGAGCTCCTCGTCGACACCTGCGGCACCGGCGGCGATGCCTCCCGCACCTTCAACATCTCCACCGCCGCCGCCCTCGTCGCCGCAGCCGCCGGAGCCACCGTAGCCAAGCACGGCAACCGCGCCATCACATCGCAAACCGGCTCTGCAGACGTCCTCGAAGCCCTCGGCATCCCCGTCGGCCTCTCGCCCGTCGAAGCCACCGCCGCCCTCCGAGCGCATCGCTTCGCCTTCCTCCACGCCCCCAGCCTCCACCCGGCGATGAAGGCCGTCATGCCCGTCCGCCGCGCCCTCGGAGTCCGCACCGTCTTCAACCTCCTCGGCCCCCTCACCAATCCCGCCGGAGCACCCGCGCAGGTCATGGGCGTCTACGCCCCGCACCTCGTCCCCCTCGTCGCCGAAGCCATGGCCCAGCTCGGTACCCGCCATGCCTTCGTCGTCCACGGCACAGCCGCCACACCCAATGGCCCCGGTCTCGACGAAATCTCCATCTTCGGCCCCACCCACATCGCCGAAGTCCACAACGGCATCGTCACCCTCTCCACCATCGCGCCCGAGGACGCTGGCCTCACCCGAGCCCCCGCCGAATCCCTCATCGGAGGCGACGCCCAGACCAATGCCGCCATCCTCTCCGCCATCTTCTCCGGCGAGCCCGGCCCTCGCCGCGACGTCGTCCTCCTCAACGCCGCCGCCGTCCTCGTCGCTGCAGACCTGGCCCCAGATCTCCGCACTGGCGTAGCCCTCGCCGCGCGCACAATTGATACCGGAACAGTTACAATTCTTCTCACGAACCTCCGCGCTCAATAA
- a CDS encoding YbjQ family protein — protein sequence MSSYPPAPAVFDATMVTTALELPGYRVVRSLGVVRGIVVRSRSIFGTLGAGLQTIVGGNITILSQLCEKTRQDAFAIMMQHAAEHGANAIIAVQYDANDLMQGVTEVLAYGTAVVVERI from the coding sequence ATGTCCTCCTACCCCCCGGCACCCGCGGTCTTCGACGCCACCATGGTCACCACCGCGCTCGAGCTGCCCGGCTACCGTGTCGTCCGCAGCCTTGGAGTCGTCCGAGGCATTGTCGTCCGCTCCCGTTCCATCTTCGGAACTCTCGGCGCGGGCCTGCAGACCATCGTCGGAGGCAACATCACCATCCTCTCCCAACTCTGCGAAAAGACCCGCCAGGACGCCTTCGCCATCATGATGCAGCATGCCGCCGAACACGGTGCCAACGCCATCATCGCCGTCCAGTACGACGCCAACGACCTCATGCAGGGCGTCACCGAGGTCCTCGCCTACGGCACCGCCGTCGTAGTCGAGCGCATCTAG
- a CDS encoding energy transducer TonB — protein MYRLGAYCFAILLFVAVPRVQAQAPKKVWSGVMAEQSVTKVAPIYPPEAKIAGVQGTVVMHAVIGKTGTIESLDVLSGPDALRSSALDAVRQWTYKPYLLNGNPVAVDTTITIHYSWNRPAPEERIRVSSGVMSGLAKTQKIPEYPEASIAAHEVGAVVLRAVIDRSGKVIQLDRMSGPKILSQAVMDAVWQWTYRPYLINGEPVEVETQITINFSHGE, from the coding sequence ATGTATCGTCTTGGGGCCTATTGCTTTGCGATTCTATTGTTCGTCGCAGTGCCGCGCGTGCAGGCGCAGGCACCGAAGAAGGTCTGGTCCGGCGTGATGGCCGAGCAGTCTGTAACGAAGGTCGCCCCCATCTACCCGCCCGAAGCCAAAATTGCCGGAGTCCAGGGAACCGTGGTGATGCACGCCGTCATCGGAAAAACCGGTACCATCGAGAGCCTTGATGTTCTAAGCGGACCCGACGCGCTGCGGTCTTCAGCCCTTGATGCGGTACGGCAGTGGACGTATAAACCGTATCTGCTGAATGGCAATCCGGTGGCAGTGGACACGACGATTACAATCCACTATTCGTGGAACAGGCCCGCACCTGAAGAACGCATCAGGGTATCATCTGGCGTTATGTCTGGATTGGCCAAGACGCAGAAGATCCCAGAATATCCAGAGGCGTCAATAGCAGCTCACGAAGTCGGAGCGGTCGTGTTGCGTGCCGTCATCGACAGGAGCGGCAAAGTGATCCAGCTGGACCGGATGTCTGGGCCGAAGATACTCAGTCAGGCCGTAATGGATGCGGTGTGGCAGTGGACCTATAGGCCGTATCTGATAAACGGCGAACCAGTCGAAGTAGAAACACAAATAACCATAAACTTCTCGCACGGGGAATAG